A stretch of DNA from Esox lucius isolate fEsoLuc1 chromosome 18, fEsoLuc1.pri, whole genome shotgun sequence:
ATCATTCCGTGCCTTTTTCTCCCCTTTGTTCCACCATACATAAAGTGTCTCTGTCCTCCCCAGCTACCCAGCAGGGGTTATTGTGCTTCCCCCCGTCCTTATGCATTCTCTAACCAGGTCAAAAGGGCAGGGAAGCATGGACCTTTTCCCCCcctgttgttaaaaaaaaagccatCTCAGGGAACCAGGGaaaatcaaaacattgacaCCTTCCTCTCTGGGATGACATTAAAAATAATGGAAGCCTGGAAAATAAAGTTCACTTCACATGTTTTCAGGCGGTTCAGACTTGTAAAGAAGCTTTGGTAAAATCAGAGGAGGAAGGGACTTAATCTGTGTTTCTGGCTCTCCTTTCATCCTTAAATATTGCTCTTGTCTTGCAAAGCATCCTCCCTTTGTCTGGTTTAATGCCCTCGCTATTGATCCCTAATGGGCAGAGGGTGGTACGTTGCTTTAAAGTCTGTTCTATTTTTACTGTGGCCataggagagaaaaacaaaaacaagtcatAAAACCCTTACAGCTTCCAAAGAGCAAATCACAGGCCCAATTTAGAGCAGGCACATGGACCACAACCCATGAAGCCAACTCTACAGCCATGCCAGGGGCAGTCATGGAAAACCAGTAATTGGCAATAATGGCACTAATCAGACAAGCCATCATAAAACCAAGACCGGATCAAACTACTGAACTATTTCTACAACTTGACCTGGCTAACTGATAAAACTACAAAGTCATCATCAAAACCCTGTGGAGTAGATTCAACGACAGCCAGTTATCAACTGTCCGATTGATAAGACTGAGCAACAACAACTGCTTATCATTAGAATCTCTGGAAAGGCAAAGTTTGCCCTAAAAGCCCACAAGTAAAGAAAAGATCCTTGCATTTGTATGGGGGTCTGTGCCGAGGTCAACCTTTGATATGGAGTTGAGTGTAAAGATAAGCTGTGGGTCTCTTACCGAGTTCACTGCTGTTGTCCCCACTCTGGGAGACGTGACCCCCACTGGAGGGCCCTGGGGTACCCACGGAGGGCGTGGAGTGGGCGTCATCCAGGTCTCTCCAGGATGCCGGGTTCTGGGGTCCACAGAGAGGGTCATTGGGTTATCAACATATCCCCCCATTCCGGCCACACaccaggagaggagggagggggggggggggggggagagagagagaaagatccCATTAGAATGTGCTGGATACAGTCTGCAATTACTCAACATTAGTGTAACTCCCGGACACGCACGGACACACAGCATCGCACAGTATTGGACAATATGCCTGTGATGTCAATAAGAAAACAGAGCAAGTGCAAAGCAATAGATAAACCAATAACCCCAAAATCAAACTCACCATTATCTCTGAGATTGAGtggtggcaaaaaaaaaaaaaaaaacgaatgccGAAACCCAATATTCAGCTAAACAGGCTAAATCTGATAAGGCAAAACTGAACAGCAACAGAGCTCCAAGCAACACTCCCTTCTACTCCCTTTCACGTGTCTCAACTGATTCTGAAGCCCGGATTCTGCCCGGACCCCTTTTTATTTGGGCCATATCGAGGCAGGGACTATTGCACTTTAGACGGTCGTATGCCGATAGCCGGCAGAGCAACCTCTTCAGCCTCTTCCTGCGTCAGCTGTTTGCCGGATGGCGCTCAGATGAAGGGCTCAGGCAATGACGAGAATAATCACGCAACAATGGGAGCGCTGTGTGAATGAGGACTCTCCATAGTCTGGACGAGCAGAACCCCCTTTTCCATCTTAACGCGCAGTAATTACAAAGCTGTTTGTGTGGCGGCCCCATTCAAAGTGCCATGTGTTTTCACGTTTATCAAGCTAATGAAGGGGGTTCTTTACTCACTCAAACCCCAGCTGTTAGGACTAGATGAATTACTGATATGGTGTGGTCTATCTAAGAATGTAGCACAGATATTGAGATCCCTAAAGGAAGGGAAGCCGGTTTGATGTTTAAGACATGATAACATCTAGACTGATATCAACTCTTAAACAACTAAAATCACTCTGAGCGTTATCACTCCGTAACTTTCAGATAAAAACATGGTTGGAAAGGTGCTCTATTATGGCTATGGGCTGGGATGTAGACCCACTCGAAGAGAGATATACGAGCTCGCATGTGAGAAAGGACAAAATAGTGGAAGAGCATGAAGACTTTCTTACCCTAACTCATTTTAAGATAGTGACATAATGTAGCCTTCCCTAGAGAAACAGAACATAGTTACTAACACAACTGCCCACCAGTTCAGTTTATTCTCCCTAAAGTCAGACAGCGGCTGACAGAATAACGCAAGCAGGAAAGACTGGAAATGGAGGTTAAACGTGCTTTTGTCAACACAACTAATATCATTTGCATGTTCccctcaaacacaaacacgtcCCAATATACAGAGAGGTGGACATTCATACTGAACTGTTCCGTGTGTGTTCTGCATTGTGCCCCAACACCCAGAGAATTACAGGCCATACATTACGTAGAGGCGGGTGGGTTCCTATTTGGGCATGACGCTTGCATGACTGACATACGTACAATGTATGCCGACATGGTCCCTTCGGAATAACATTGTCTGCCATGGCGTAATAAGACTATACCAGTATAATGTGAAGGTGCACTGGGTCCCAGTTCAACCAGCAGATCATCCTGCCCTGTCAGGGAAATTAACCTTGAATAACGGTTATGTGTGGAATTAATCAATCGATGTAATGCAACAATGcccaaaaatgaaaatgcaatggGAGTAAAAGGTTTCTGGTAGTTATAAGTGGCCTACTTTCAACAAACCTAGCATGCATGAATATATTGTAATAGACAAAGTTGACCGACAAAGTTCCTGCCACTGCTTCAGTCCACTGGGTTAAATGGATCACGCCATCTGAAttgacatgtttgtgtgtgtgtgtgtgtgggggggggggggggggggtgtatgtatTCGGAAGAGGAAGTGGAGGGTGCACCCTAGGGGCCCATGGTTTGACAAAGACCCCCCTCTTTACCGACAATAATAATCTGATTGGTTTAGCATTCAAGTGTAAAATCAGACACTAGTCATGAGTCCTCCAAAAGAAGGAGTAGGGAAGACCAAAGAGCTGAACTCTTCCACATACAGACCTTCATCACCATCATCCTCTATATTATCTCCATGCAAAAGCATGAAAAATGCTATATCGACAAGTATTGAAAAAAAATCGAAATATACATTGCAAATTCATAATAAGCATCCATTATAGTCTAAAAAATACTGGAGACAAGCAGATGCCTTTATGTAAAGCAACTTGCTGTCATACGTGTGTGTCATTTTCTTTCACCATTTTTGATTACCCTTTTTGatagattattattttattttgacagaGTAAAAGAATGAGGGGAAacttaattaaatgaaaatatctCTTGCATTCCCCCTCTTTTGCGTGACAAAATAAAATGggagcacgcacacacactcacacacacacacacacgcacacacacgcacgcgcgcacacacacagagaaatctAAATACAATACATACGGACTGACTGTCAAATGTTTTGCACTTTTTTCCCACACACCAATGTGCTATAGATAttttttgttgatattttattaaaactacatgtttaaaataccaaaacatttaattggaaCTTGtacataaaacatgtatttgtttattaattaaacaaattctAAACTGCTCATGATCTTgcaatttttttcttctaaacaCTATTGACGCAATTACTTCCCTGTGTCAAAATCAGTACCAATATCCAATAATTTCGAACCCGAGACTCACGTGGTCTGCTAGATTTGTAGAGGATCCCGTCAGGTCATCAAAGTCGGATTTGCAGCCATCTCGATCGTCTATGACCAAGTCGATGGGcattttgcctttcaaacaacTGATGTACCGATGGCAGAAATTGTCACATAGCTCGTGCACCTATTTCAAGAAAATGCAAGTTAGCAGCACCCTTTGTACAGGTCATCCGAGCAGAAGCTAAGGTTATTGTATGTTATTTTTTGGTATGttattttgaccaaaaataggcctataataaaacaaacacaaacattaaaaaacaaaaaataaagcaagCATTATATAAATGATAAGGTAGGTCGAGAATCCAAAAAACATTACCTTCTCTAATTCCAAAAGGTGAAATCGTAATACTTGAATAGCTTGGATCATCtggaaacataaaatataagtCAGGCTTTAGTCATATACCGAGAAGTTTATCTCAAATGGATAGTAACTATGTCATAAATGGATGAATGCACACTGTAGGCCAATACCGTAAAATATTGATATGTTACATTACGTTATATGACtttaaacaatgtattttcttattcGAATAAAATCATTAGCACAGAAATGGCTCCTTGACTCTTTGCTTTGGGGATGCCTAAGGCAAGGAGCTCTCCCGCTCCGCGCAGCACAGGAGCAGAATAGGACTTTGCCTACGACTCGTCGAGTTTCCTGTTGCTCCTTCAAACGAATGTACTGAATATTCTTGTTGTTTTCAAACAAAGTAAACTTAAACATTACTGTATCAAAGATTTTTTTCCTGCTGCGCTACTGGCGCATTACAAGTGGATATGTGATGTTTCACTTACCAAGTTATCCAATTCTGGATTCGACGAAAATAACGGTTTCTCTGCACGTatctgtaaagaaaaaataaattgtaaattgTCAGCGCACAACAATCAATCAGTCCGTCAGTTAGTCCATCAATCGATCAATCACCtaatcaatcaaacagaccaccaATCAGCTAATCAATCACTCACCCATCAatcaaacatgaaataaatcaaGGAAAATATGTTTAACGTTTACATTCCATTATAATTCATGGCTACAGTAGTAAATCAATAATTTATCCCAATTTTGGATAAGATAAAACGGGGTTTATCATAAACCACAAGTACCTGTTTTGCAAAGACGGCAATGTCTTCGTTGAATGAGTCTGATGAGCAAACATCGCCGCCCGCTACACCAGGCTCCCTCGGCGTGCATGTTGCCAATTCACACTTCTCAAACACCAGTGCTAGCAAAGGGAATAGCGGGTGACTGCAAGATGATGGAACAAAACATCAAGCTGTGTTTTCTCTTTCAATGACCAAGGAATATTAGGTAACATTGTGAACAATTTGACTGACATGCATTTTATTCGTGtcatatatttgtttattatatgCGATACTTAAAATACACAAGGGAGTGCCTCCACTCTTGATATGCTGCTCTTGAGATCTGATATGCTGCTCAAATAGCCCTAGATTTGTTGTGCCATCGACATATTCGGTTTACGCACGTAGCTTATAGTAAGTTCAAACTTCCCTGACTTAATGCTTGTAAATACTTTATCCACTTGTAACTTCACTTAACAGTCTACAGcaagaacacaaaaaaacagagCAAGGCTTGGCAAAATTCTTATGCGCACCCATATATTTGATCTTTGTCTCTTTTCAGTGCGTCGTTCACGGCGCTGCCCATGCTGCTGGGCATGATGTTGTGTGGTGCGTGGGCTCCATAGTGCTGGGTTGGATGTGGAGGCGGACCGTGGTTCAGATGGTGGACTTGGGGAAGCGGCCGCGGAGCGTGAGGGTCACCATACATGGACGCTGGTAGTCCAACTCCGTCCATCCCACCACCATAGTGGGCCAGCTCATCGTACTGGATGGAGAAAGACTGCGTTAAGTGTGAGAAACTCGTGGACTCGAGTTCAAGCATACTGTTGGTATGTTTCTATCACATTCATATCGTAGGCTACAGACAAGCCCCCCAAACACAGGGAATGAGAACGTCTGTCAACATCAAATCAAATGTCTCCTGCACGCAAAATAGAACACACCTAATACTGGTTGCAGGCGAGGACCTTATACTTTCCAGTATTCCAAATAGACTTTGCGGTCAAACTCATCATGAGGCAGACGTTTAAAGTAAActaagaaattacaaattacaAGTGCTGTAAAGACATACCCTTTGCGCCATCGACATGCGCTTGTTTTGGAGATACAGAAGGGCAAGAAACTGCTACTCAATCCGCAGAGAAGGTTATGTATCAAATTGCTGCCGTTTTACATCCAATTGGGTATTGTAATCCGCAGTGGCATTAAAAAGGAAGCCCACAGCAAGGTGAAGATGCGTATTTAAAAATGATTAGTAATGCAATAGCGCAATTATGGGAAACATCACCATAACGTATAAGACGAATCAGAACAGTCGGTTAAAAGTTTTTCCAATTAGCACACTGACAACCCTTGTATCGTTCCTGCTGTCATTCATAGAGACTGGATGTCAAGATAATAGCCTATATCGTGCATATAGAGTGTTAGTTCCAGTCTATTCCTTCCAAagtattttccttccctttttaACGAAACGGAAAAAGAAATAACGTCCCGGGATAAGCAGGCTATATCGATGCGTTTGTCCTCGTGGCCATTTCCTCCGGCTCTGAAATGTGAGGGTGTCAGCGAATGTAAGCAGGTTGGCTGTGAGCGCGCTTATAGGATTGAGTGGCTCCACTGATCAGCAAGAGAAGGTGATGACGGAACCCGGAAAGAGGGAGGGTTTAACAAGTCCCATAAAGCTAAAATAAAAGAGGTCTGGAGCGATGTCCGTGACACTCCAGTGAATGTTGTTTGCATTGGATAAGACCCAGGGTGACGCAAAATAACTGTCACGTCTTGTCACCAAAGCGGCGAGGATATCCACTGCAATTAGCCTTTGCAAGGATTTTGGTAGATGGCAATTAAATACTTCAAACATTCCCATTGAACATTACCGCAAGAATCTTTGTTTTAATGACCTAACTTTTCCAATGTCTGATCCTGAACCAGTTGCCTGGGCCTAAAGCTTTGGAATGGGAAAAGCAGTGTTGAGAAGCGTTCATTACGATGAGGGTTGTGAGGTTGGAGGATGGGTAAAAGGAACATTATTTCCCTCTTTCTATTATGATAAAGCTAAAATCATTTGCTTACATCATGTCGTGCATAACGGTCTATTGCATATAACAGCGTAGTTGAATTTCTGCGCAAATAGTTGAATTAACAGCAGCCTTGACTTGACGTGGTGCTATGTTTGATTtg
This window harbors:
- the meis2b gene encoding homeobox protein Meis2b, encoding MSMAQRYDELAHYGGGMDGVGLPASMYGDPHAPRPLPQVHHLNHGPPPHPTQHYGAHAPHNIMPSSMGSAVNDALKRDKDQIYGHPLFPLLALVFEKCELATCTPREPGVAGGDVCSSDSFNEDIAVFAKQIRAEKPLFSSNPELDNLMIQAIQVLRFHLLELEKVHELCDNFCHRYISCLKGKMPIDLVIDDRDGCKSDFDDLTGSSTNLADHNPASWRDLDDAHSTPSVGTPGPSSGGHVSQSGDNSSELGDGLDNSLASPGTGDEDDQDKKRQKKRGIFPKVATNIMRAWLFQHLTHPYPSEEQKKQLAQDTGLTILQVNNWFINARRRIVQPMIDQSNRAVGQGTAYSPDGQPMGGFVLDGQQHMGIRPGGPMGGMGMNMGMDGQWHYM